Proteins from a genomic interval of Oceanispirochaeta crateris:
- a CDS encoding Na+/H+ antiporter subunit E produces the protein MRATTLWSITRVAITFVVLFILWLLFTFSLDLFSLIAGLTGSLGISLITYKVFIPAHDASRNGFIPRPLFLFFFLAVLLYQLYSSSIKMLITIIKGNPNPKIVHFRTRIRSDLARMVLSNSITFTPGTITLDLNDDHLTVHWFFCNTNHSKLAGEIVKGQLEKHIQRVWV, from the coding sequence ATGCGGGCTACCACTCTTTGGTCAATAACGCGGGTTGCCATCACTTTTGTGGTCCTTTTCATCCTCTGGCTTCTTTTTACCTTTAGTTTGGATCTTTTTTCGCTGATTGCCGGCCTGACCGGCTCTCTGGGAATCTCACTCATCACATATAAAGTCTTTATACCAGCCCATGATGCTTCCCGTAACGGCTTTATCCCCCGTCCTCTTTTTCTTTTTTTCTTTTTAGCGGTGCTTCTCTACCAGCTTTATTCCTCTAGTATAAAAATGCTCATTACCATAATAAAGGGTAATCCAAATCCAAAAATTGTGCATTTCCGAACCAGAATCAGGTCTGATCTTGCCCGGATGGTTTTATCCAATTCAATCACCTTCACTCCGGGGACAATCACTTTGGACTTAAACGATGATCATTTAACGGTCCACTGGTTCTTTTGTAATACGAATCATTCAAAATTGGCAGGTGAAATAGTCAAAGGGCAGTTAGAGAAACACATTCAGAGGGTTTGGGTATGA
- a CDS encoding YfbR-like 5'-deoxynucleotidase, translating to MFVQLDANLNTMPFGTHLIDARSLMEIKRYQNKYCFKKRSVAEHMWSVSKIAEGLAIWESKKFKNKVDMAKVLQKAINHDMIEQTTGDILGPTKKKTPAMKEAVEEIEELAFNEVIEKELPKSWRNQFRSYILNPKTDDIEGQIIRAADIIDTIIESIEEIKLGNDIFKAVLLDSSKSLIQVDLVSVRYFIKYAITDFEVDIEEYFGKELHDFRESLNFDPKVFEACQDIGSDL from the coding sequence TTGTTCGTTCAGCTTGATGCGAATTTGAATACTATGCCCTTTGGAACACATTTAATAGACGCCAGATCTTTGATGGAAATAAAACGGTATCAGAATAAGTATTGCTTTAAAAAGCGTTCTGTTGCAGAACATATGTGGTCCGTTTCAAAAATAGCCGAAGGATTGGCTATTTGGGAAAGTAAAAAGTTCAAGAATAAAGTGGATATGGCCAAGGTTCTGCAAAAGGCGATTAACCATGACATGATTGAGCAGACAACCGGAGACATCCTGGGACCAACCAAAAAAAAGACCCCCGCTATGAAAGAGGCGGTGGAGGAGATAGAAGAGTTAGCCTTCAATGAAGTCATAGAGAAAGAGCTTCCAAAATCTTGGCGGAACCAGTTCCGTTCCTATATTCTCAATCCAAAAACAGATGATATTGAAGGTCAAATCATAAGAGCTGCAGATATCATTGATACCATCATTGAATCCATAGAAGAGATAAAATTGGGCAATGATATTTTTAAGGCCGTATTGCTGGATAGCTCAAAATCTCTGATCCAGGTAGACCTTGTCAGTGTCAGATATTTTATAAAATACGCGATTACTGACTTTGAGGTTGATATAGAGGAGTATTTTGGAAAGGAGTTACATGACTTCCGTGAATCTCTGAACTTCGATCCCAAGGTTTTTGAAGCCTGCCAGGATATCGGTTCTGATTTGTAG
- a CDS encoding PTS sugar transporter subunit IIA: MISINSILSADCILIHPDVTDKKALIGLFVDSLESSGLAMDKKQLIKDVMEREKLSSTGLNNGCAIPHAHSSALSQTALAAAVLKEGVDFTTPDSQPAKIVFFIAGPKGNAGHHLKLISKLARVLNDSQFLKQLEGADTKEEFLELIKKREG; encoded by the coding sequence ATGATCAGCATCAATTCTATTCTTTCAGCAGATTGTATTCTCATTCATCCGGATGTGACGGACAAAAAGGCTCTCATAGGTCTTTTTGTAGACAGCCTTGAATCTTCAGGACTCGCTATGGACAAAAAGCAGTTGATCAAGGATGTCATGGAACGCGAAAAGCTCTCTTCCACAGGGCTGAATAATGGCTGTGCTATTCCTCATGCCCATAGTTCTGCCTTGAGCCAGACCGCCTTGGCCGCTGCTGTGTTAAAAGAGGGAGTAGACTTTACAACCCCCGACAGCCAGCCGGCAAAAATCGTATTTTTTATTGCAGGTCCAAAAGGGAATGCCGGTCATCATTTAAAACTTATCTCTAAACTGGCTCGGGTTCTAAATGATAGTCAATTCCTGAAGCAGCTTGAAGGAGCTGATACCAAGGAGGAGTTCCTTGAGTTGATAAAGAAAAGAGAGGGTTAA
- a CDS encoding phosphate/phosphite/phosphonate ABC transporter substrate-binding protein — protein sequence MKKSLFLMAFIALIMTSFVSAGGSKETDVNPDVLEVQLIPSRDATYLDAQRLPLQELLAKEMGMEVNVTVATDYNALIEAMASEQVHVGLLATTAYVLAADEGAAEAILKSLRYDVDDNGELMKDKPMVSGYKSQLIADKDSGIKSVIDLKGRKVAISSFTSTSGFVWPANLLADNGIDPESEIEWINTGGHDNAVLAVFNGEADAAFTFKDARNLFEKESYYADLMDKVVLIANTSLIPNDTISVIPRLNEDLKQKVKDAFIAISKSEEGLEIVRGIYNHEGYEAAQDSDYDEVRVYLERKNEWDF from the coding sequence ATGAAAAAAAGCTTGTTTCTCATGGCATTCATCGCCCTGATTATGACTTCTTTTGTATCTGCCGGGGGCAGCAAAGAGACTGACGTTAACCCTGATGTGCTCGAAGTACAGCTGATTCCGTCTCGGGATGCAACCTATCTGGATGCCCAGAGACTTCCTTTGCAGGAACTTTTGGCAAAGGAAATGGGGATGGAAGTGAATGTGACTGTGGCAACAGATTATAATGCCCTCATAGAAGCCATGGCCTCAGAACAGGTTCACGTCGGACTTCTGGCGACTACGGCTTATGTCCTGGCAGCTGATGAAGGTGCTGCAGAAGCCATTCTGAAATCTCTCCGATATGATGTGGATGATAATGGGGAGCTCATGAAAGACAAACCCATGGTATCCGGATATAAATCTCAGCTTATCGCTGATAAAGACAGCGGAATTAAATCTGTCATAGATCTTAAGGGAAGAAAAGTAGCTATCTCTTCTTTTACTTCTACGTCCGGGTTTGTATGGCCTGCTAACTTGTTGGCAGATAATGGAATTGATCCCGAGTCTGAGATTGAGTGGATCAATACTGGAGGACACGACAACGCTGTTCTGGCTGTTTTTAACGGTGAAGCCGATGCGGCTTTTACTTTCAAAGATGCCAGAAATCTCTTTGAAAAAGAGTCTTACTACGCAGACCTTATGGATAAGGTCGTACTCATTGCCAACACAAGCCTCATTCCCAATGATACCATCTCTGTTATCCCCCGTCTGAACGAAGACTTGAAGCAGAAGGTTAAGGATGCTTTTATTGCTATCAGCAAGAGTGAAGAAGGCCTTGAGATTGTGAGAGGAATCTACAATCACGAAGGGTATGAAGCTGCCCAGGATTCTGATTATGATGAAGTGAGAGTCTACCTCGAAAGAAAAAATGAGTGGGATTTCTAA